The following DNA comes from Chitinophaga nivalis.
AGTAGTCCAGACAACGCCATCAACAATACTAATCTGGATGACTACACTACATTTAACCTGACAGCTGGTTTACTTGGTGTTACTGTTTATCAGACATTAATATTTCCTTCACAAAGTACAGCTACCTGCGATTCATTGATTATTGGTATTGGCAGTGGAAACGCGCTTCTTTCCGTCAATCTGCTGGGAGGCGTCAGCGTACAAACCTTTAATGGGACTACCGCTAACAACGATCTCCAAATCATTAATACCAATATACTCAGACTACTGCAGACTACTAATAAAGCTCAGATAATACTTAAACCACAGCAGGCATTTGATCGTGTAAAGATAACGTTGAGCAGCAGCCTACTGGGGGTATTAAGTTCCTTTCAGCTTTATTATGCTTACCGCAAACCCGCTGTACCTGCTCCTAATGGAACAGACAGTTTAAATATTTGTCAGAACGAAACCGCCATTGTTACAGCTACCGCGGTAGCTGGTGCCACAGTCAGATGGTATAGTGCCGCTATTGGTGGTACTTTATTATCGACCGGAAATACTTATACCGTCACTCCATCTGTTACCACTACTTATTTTGCGGAAGCTGAAATCGGTGGTTGCAAAAGTTTGCGCAAACCGGTAAAAGTAATCGTAAATCCCAAACCGGCTAAACCGGTATACACTGTTCCTTCCATTATTACCTGTGGCAATACCCCTATAACAGTATCCAACCATCAACCTAATATAAACTATAACATACGGGTGAGATATACCAGTCTTGCTGGTACTTTACTGGATACATCCTATGCGATAATTAATACAGGGAAATTTATTGTACCGGATATCAATGCCCCCACCCATTCCCAGGCAACAGTATGGGTACAGGCGGTAAACAGTTTAACCGGCTGTAAATCCGATAGTGTACAAATGTCATTTGTATATGGCGGCCATGCCACTTTACCACGCGTAAGAGCGGATAGCATTACTATTTGTAAATTTGACAGTACTACCTTACAAGCCTTTATCCCCAATGAAAGCGACATAACTTTCCGTTGGTATGATGCACCTACGGCTGGTCATTTACTATATACAGGTCCTGACTACCGGGTTAGTCCCCAGGTGACTACCACCTATTATGTGAGTGCTGCATTTGCCTGTGAATATCCTGTGAGGAAGGCGGCAAAAGTTATTGTAAAGCAACAACCTAACCCCATTTACAGCGTTCCTCAAGGTATATTATGTTCTGTTAATCCCATATTGATACAAAATCATCAGGCTGGCCTGAACTACAACGTAAGGCTCAAAGGCATTCCTTTTTCCCGTGATCCGCTGGATACCTCTTACGTAGTGCTTAATAGTAACAGTATTGCAATTCCTCCTATTTACTTCTATGTGCCGGCACTGGTAGACATCTATATTCAGGCAGTAAATCCCCTTACCGGCTGCAGGTCTGATAGTATCCATCAAACATTTACTATAGGCGGATCGGCCAGCTTGCCCGAGGTAGATAGAGACAGTATCACC
Coding sequences within:
- a CDS encoding Ig-like domain-containing protein, with amino-acid sequence MIKFYALICMVIITMSLSSNRLLAQVYANSQTNGVTGLCLLCNISSPDNAINNTNLDDYTTFNLTAGLLGVTVYQTLIFPSQSTATCDSLIIGIGSGNALLSVNLLGGVSVQTFNGTTANNDLQIINTNILRLLQTTNKAQIILKPQQAFDRVKITLSSSLLGVLSSFQLYYAYRKPAVPAPNGTDSLNICQNETAIVTATAVAGATVRWYSAAIGGTLLSTGNTYTVTPSVTTTYFAEAEIGGCKSLRKPVKVIVNPKPAKPVYTVPSIITCGNTPITVSNHQPNINYNIRVRYTSLAGTLLDTSYAIINTGKFIVPDINAPTHSQATVWVQAVNSLTGCKSDSVQMSFVYGGHATLPRVRADSITICKFDSTTLQAFIPNESDITFRWYDAPTAGHLLYTGPDYRVSPQVTTTYYVSAAFACEYPVRKAAKVIVKQQPNPIYSVPQGILCSVNPILIQNHQAGLNYNVRLKGIPFSRDPLDTSYVVLNSNSIAIPPIYFYVPALVDIYIQAVNPLTGCRSDSIHQTFTIGGSASLPEVDRDSITLCKNDSITLHAFIPNETYAIFRWYDMPLGGNLLFTGGDFKISPASTKTYYVTAAFECENPRRRPVKVIVVPCNQQITPRSTDKNGSAVIGLQSLQVYPNPTNGEIRFTTDKDLAGGLIVIKDLNGREVHREILRRNGLVLSKHMATGLYFFRILTTKATYAGSILLQQ